A stretch of Anaeromyxobacter dehalogenans 2CP-1 DNA encodes these proteins:
- the rpmH gene encoding 50S ribosomal protein L34 codes for MKRTYQPKKQRRNRTHGFLKRSKTPGGRNVLKSRRAKGRKRLTTRAPKK; via the coding sequence ATGAAGCGGACTTATCAACCGAAGAAGCAGCGGAGGAACCGCACCCACGGTTTCCTCAAGCGTTCCAAGACCCCCGGCGGACGAAACGTCCTGAAGAGCCGGCGCGCCAAGGGCCGCAAGCGCCTCACCACGCGCGCGCCGAAGAAGTAG